A genomic stretch from Myxocyprinus asiaticus isolate MX2 ecotype Aquarium Trade chromosome 24, UBuf_Myxa_2, whole genome shotgun sequence includes:
- the myl7 gene encoding myosin regulatory light chain 2, atrial isoform — protein MASKKAAAKRGKTAQRGSSNVFSMFEQSQIQEFKEAFGCIDQNRDGVINKSDLKETYAQLGKLNVSDEELESMLAEGKGPINFTVFLTLFGEKLNGTDPEETILAAFKLFDPNGTGLVNKDEFRRLLMNQADKFTAEEVDQAFAVAPIDVAGNIDYKSLCYIITHGDEKEES, from the exons ATG GCTAGTAAGAAAGCTGCAGCTAAGAGGGGCAAAACTGCTCAAAGAGGCTCTTCCAATGTCTTCTCTATGTTTGAGCAATCACAGATACAGGAGTTCAAAGAG GCATTTGGCTGCATAGATCAGAACCGCGATGGAGTTATTAACAAATCTGACCTGAAGGAAACCTATGCACAGTTAG GGAAGCTCAATGTGAGTGATGAAGAGCTGGAGTCTATGCTAGCAGAGGGTAAAGGGCCCATCAACTTCACAGTCTTCCTCACTCTCTTTGGAGAAAAGCTCAATG GCACAGACCCAGAGGAGACCATCCTTGCTGCTTTCAAACTGTTTGACCCAAATGGCACAGGCCTTGTCAATAAGGATGA ATTCAGAAGGCTGTTAATGAACCAGGCTGATAAATTTACAGCAGAAGAG GTTGACCAGGCTTTTGCTGTGGCTCCAATAGATGTGGCTGGAAATATTGATTATAAATCACTGTGCTACATTATCACGCATGGTGATGAAAAAGAGGAGTCTTGA